The Pseudomonas baetica genome includes a region encoding these proteins:
- a CDS encoding (2Fe-2S)-binding protein, which translates to MITLKLNGQDHSLDVTEDMPLLWAIRDVAGYNGTKFGCGMGLCGACTIHIDGLPARSCITPIGSVVGQNVTTIDNLHADPVGQVVQQAWLDSAVAQCGFCQGGQIMSATALLKTNPNPSDEQIEEAMVGNICRCGTYNRIKTAIRQASTHLKEAKA; encoded by the coding sequence ATGATTACCCTGAAACTCAACGGTCAAGACCATTCTCTAGACGTCACTGAAGACATGCCGCTGCTCTGGGCCATTCGTGATGTCGCAGGCTACAACGGCACCAAGTTCGGTTGTGGCATGGGCCTGTGTGGCGCCTGCACCATTCATATCGACGGCTTGCCGGCACGCAGTTGCATTACGCCGATCGGCTCCGTGGTCGGGCAGAACGTCACCACCATCGACAACCTGCACGCTGATCCGGTCGGGCAAGTCGTCCAGCAAGCCTGGCTCGACAGCGCCGTGGCCCAGTGCGGTTTCTGTCAGGGCGGGCAGATCATGTCGGCCACCGCGTTGCTGAAAACCAACCCGAACCCGAGCGACGAGCAGATCGAAGAAGCGATGGTCGGCAACATCTGCCGCTGCGGCACCTACAACCGGATCAAAACCGCGATCCGCCAGGCGTCCACCCACCTGAAGGAGGCCAAGGCATGA
- a CDS encoding low molecular weight protein-tyrosine-phosphatase has product MRVLFVCLGNICRSPTAEGVLRHKLREAGLADQVEVASAGTGDWHVGNPPDKRSQAAAKVRGYDLSAQRAQQVSRADFASYDLILAMDNSNLRNLKALQPSTGKAELDLFLRRYAGLVDEVPDPYYDGDQGFEQVLDLIEAACEQLLIEVKGLL; this is encoded by the coding sequence ATGCGGGTTCTGTTTGTGTGCCTGGGCAACATTTGCCGGTCACCCACCGCCGAAGGCGTGTTGCGTCACAAATTGCGTGAAGCCGGGCTGGCGGACCAGGTCGAAGTGGCCTCTGCTGGCACCGGTGACTGGCACGTCGGCAATCCGCCGGACAAACGCAGCCAGGCTGCGGCCAAAGTGCGTGGTTATGATCTGTCGGCGCAACGCGCGCAGCAGGTCAGCCGTGCCGATTTCGCCAGCTACGATTTGATCCTGGCCATGGACAACAGCAACCTGCGCAATCTCAAGGCGTTGCAACCGTCCACCGGCAAGGCCGAACTGGACCTGTTTCTGCGTCGGTATGCCGGGCTGGTCGATGAAGTGCCGGACCCGTACTACGACGGCGACCAGGGTTTCGAGCAGGTGCTGGATCTGATTGAAGCGGCCTGTGAGCAACTGTTGATCGAAGTGAAGGGGCTGTTATGA
- a CDS encoding nucleotidyltransferase family protein gives MSRSIGVIVLAAGEGSRFRQVAGADKDKLLADCTGRDGAVRSVIEQVLVNLPASLDKRVLVTTEARPQAMRMAQAYGCDVVSIESTGMGDSIAAGVAACPDVDGWLIVLGDMPFILPSSIERVAAAMADDAVSVPVQEGEFGHPVGFGRSFGPGLLGLNGDRGARPLFKQGRVVEVVVDDPGVLWDIDVPEALVFK, from the coding sequence ATGAGTCGATCCATCGGTGTGATTGTGCTGGCGGCGGGCGAGGGCAGTCGCTTTCGCCAGGTGGCGGGAGCGGACAAGGACAAGTTGCTGGCCGATTGCACCGGACGTGATGGTGCGGTGCGGTCGGTGATTGAGCAGGTGCTGGTGAATCTGCCGGCCAGCCTCGACAAGCGCGTGCTGGTGACGACTGAAGCGCGTCCGCAGGCGATGCGCATGGCGCAGGCTTATGGTTGTGACGTGGTTTCGATTGAATCGACTGGCATGGGCGACAGTATTGCTGCGGGTGTGGCGGCGTGTCCGGATGTGGATGGCTGGCTGATCGTGCTGGGCGATATGCCGTTTATCTTGCCATCGAGTATCGAGCGAGTGGCGGCGGCAATGGCCGACGATGCGGTGAGCGTGCCGGTGCAGGAAGGCGAGTTCGGGCATCCGGTGGGGTTTGGCCGTTCGTTCGGGCCAGGGTTGTTGGGTTTGAACGGTGATCGTGGGGCCAGGCCGTTGTTCAAGCAGGGAAGGGTGGTGGAAGTGGTGGTGGATGATCCCGGGGTGTTGTGGGATATCGATGTGCCCGAGGCATTGGTGTTCAAGTAA
- the kdsB gene encoding 3-deoxy-manno-octulosonate cytidylyltransferase yields the protein MTTAFTVVIPSRYASTRLPGKPLLDIAGKPMIQHVWEQASKSSASRVVVATDDARIVEACKGFGAEVVLTREDHNSGTDRLAEVAAKLGLEPDAIVVNVQGDEPLIPPSVIDQVAANLAAHTEARMATLAEPIEDVATLFNPNVVKVVSDLNGLALTFSRATLPWARDAFAKSREQLPEGVPYRRHIGIYAYRAGFLQDFVSWGPCWLENTESLEQLRALWHGVRIHVADALIAPPTGVDTIEDLERVRRLLEA from the coding sequence ATGACCACCGCCTTCACCGTTGTCATCCCGTCGCGTTACGCCTCGACCCGTCTGCCGGGCAAGCCGCTTCTGGACATTGCCGGTAAGCCAATGATCCAGCACGTCTGGGAACAGGCGAGCAAAAGCAGCGCCAGCCGTGTGGTCGTTGCAACTGACGATGCGCGAATCGTCGAGGCCTGCAAGGGGTTTGGCGCTGAAGTGGTGCTGACCCGTGAAGATCACAACTCCGGCACTGATCGTCTGGCCGAAGTCGCGGCGAAACTGGGCCTTGAGCCTGACGCGATCGTGGTCAACGTGCAGGGCGACGAGCCGCTGATCCCGCCGAGCGTGATCGATCAGGTTGCCGCCAACCTGGCGGCCCACACCGAAGCGCGCATGGCCACCTTGGCCGAGCCGATCGAAGACGTGGCAACCCTGTTCAACCCGAACGTGGTCAAGGTCGTCAGCGACCTTAATGGTCTGGCGCTGACCTTCAGCCGTGCAACCTTGCCGTGGGCGCGCGATGCGTTTGCCAAAAGCCGCGAGCAGTTGCCCGAAGGCGTGCCATACCGTCGGCACATCGGCATTTATGCCTATCGCGCCGGTTTTCTCCAGGACTTCGTAAGCTGGGGCCCGTGCTGGCTGGAAAACACTGAGTCGCTGGAGCAACTGCGTGCCCTTTGGCACGGCGTGCGAATTCATGTCGCCGATGCGCTGATCGCGCCGCCAACCGGTGTCGACACCATCGAAGACCTCGAGCGCGTTCGTCGCCTGCTGGAGGCCTGA
- a CDS encoding xanthine dehydrogenase family protein molybdopterin-binding subunit, whose protein sequence is MSRLPNDFALSNLSRRGFLKGVGATGALVLAASWGWQDALAEDKPKKFGADGMPNGWIDDPKVYVSIAADGTVTVVCNRSEMGQGVRTSLTMVVADELEADWAKVKVQQAPGDEVRFGNQDTDGSRSMRHWYEPMRRCGAAARTMLEQAAAEQWKVPVGECHAQLHKVIHKPSGRELGYGELAAAASALAVPARDSLRLKQPAEFRYIGKEGTKAIDGDDIVNGRAVYGADVHFDGMVYATIARPAVYGGKVKSLDDSAALKVPGVLKVIQIESRPLPSEFQPLGGVAVVASNTWAAIKGREALKIEWDDGPNASYDSIAYRKELEAASLKPGKVVRNTGDIDKALSGAASTLEASYYLPHLAQAPMEPMVAIARFKDGVCEAWAPSQAPQVTRERIAERLGLAFDNVTFNVTLLGGGFGRKSKPDFVVEAAILAKEFPGKAVRVQWTREDDIHNSYFHTVSAEYLKAGVAKDGMPSGWLHRTVAPSITALFAPGMNHEAAFELGMGFTNMAYAIPNVRLENPEATVHTRVGWYRSVSNIPHGFAIQSFVDELAHKAGVDPLKYQIKLLGPDRQIDPRTLSEEWNYGESPERYPIDTGRMRTVLETAAKAAGWGRKLPKGRGLGLAVHYSFVTYVAAVIEVEVKDDGTLIVHKADIAVDCGPQINPERIRSQFEGACVMGLGNAVLGEISFKDGKVQQDNFHMYEVARMSLAPKEVAVHLVTPSGDVPLGGVGEPGVPPIAPALCNAIFAATGQRIRNLPVRYQLQGWQKAQA, encoded by the coding sequence ATGAGTCGTCTACCGAATGATTTCGCCCTGAGCAACCTCAGTCGCCGCGGTTTCCTCAAAGGTGTTGGTGCCACCGGCGCACTGGTGCTGGCAGCCAGTTGGGGTTGGCAGGACGCGTTGGCCGAGGACAAGCCAAAGAAATTTGGCGCCGATGGCATGCCCAACGGCTGGATTGATGATCCGAAGGTGTACGTCAGCATCGCGGCTGATGGCACGGTGACCGTGGTGTGCAACCGTTCCGAGATGGGGCAGGGCGTGCGCACCAGTCTGACCATGGTCGTAGCCGATGAGCTGGAAGCGGATTGGGCCAAGGTGAAAGTGCAGCAGGCGCCGGGTGATGAAGTGCGCTTCGGCAATCAGGACACTGACGGGTCGCGCAGCATGCGTCACTGGTACGAGCCGATGCGTCGCTGCGGGGCGGCGGCCCGGACCATGCTGGAACAGGCTGCTGCCGAGCAATGGAAAGTGCCCGTTGGCGAATGCCACGCGCAGTTGCACAAAGTCATTCACAAACCGTCCGGTCGCGAGCTGGGCTATGGCGAACTCGCCGCTGCCGCCAGTGCGTTGGCAGTACCGGCGCGCGACAGCCTGCGCCTCAAGCAGCCGGCGGAGTTTCGCTACATTGGCAAGGAAGGCACCAAAGCCATCGACGGTGACGACATCGTCAACGGTCGCGCGGTGTACGGTGCCGATGTACATTTCGACGGCATGGTCTACGCCACGATTGCCCGCCCGGCGGTGTATGGCGGCAAGGTCAAATCGCTGGACGACAGCGCCGCGCTGAAAGTCCCCGGCGTGCTGAAAGTCATTCAGATCGAAAGTCGTCCGCTACCTTCGGAGTTCCAGCCGTTGGGCGGTGTGGCAGTCGTTGCCAGTAACACCTGGGCGGCCATCAAGGGCCGCGAAGCGCTGAAAATCGAGTGGGACGACGGCCCTAACGCCAGTTACGACTCGATTGCCTATCGCAAAGAGCTGGAAGCCGCTTCGCTGAAACCCGGCAAAGTGGTGCGCAATACCGGCGATATCGACAAAGCCCTGAGCGGTGCTGCCAGCACCCTCGAAGCTTCTTATTATTTGCCGCACCTGGCGCAGGCGCCGATGGAACCGATGGTCGCGATCGCCCGTTTCAAGGATGGTGTCTGCGAGGCTTGGGCACCGAGTCAGGCGCCGCAGGTTACCCGTGAGCGCATCGCTGAGCGCCTCGGGCTGGCGTTCGATAACGTCACCTTTAATGTGACGCTGCTGGGCGGTGGTTTTGGTCGTAAATCGAAGCCGGACTTTGTCGTGGAGGCCGCGATTCTCGCCAAAGAGTTCCCCGGCAAAGCCGTGCGGGTGCAGTGGACGCGGGAAGATGACATCCATAACTCGTATTTCCATACCGTGTCCGCCGAATACCTTAAGGCCGGTGTCGCCAAGGACGGCATGCCGTCCGGCTGGCTGCATCGCACCGTGGCGCCGAGCATTACTGCGCTGTTCGCCCCGGGCATGAACCATGAAGCGGCCTTCGAGCTGGGCATGGGCTTCACCAACATGGCCTATGCCATTCCCAATGTGCGCCTGGAAAACCCCGAAGCCACGGTACACACGCGGGTTGGCTGGTATCGCTCGGTGTCGAACATTCCCCACGGGTTTGCGATCCAGAGTTTTGTCGATGAACTGGCGCACAAGGCCGGTGTTGATCCGCTCAAGTACCAGATCAAACTGCTTGGTCCGGATCGACAGATCGATCCGCGCACTCTGAGCGAAGAGTGGAACTACGGCGAATCCCCCGAGCGCTATCCGATCGACACAGGGCGTATGCGCACCGTACTGGAAACCGCGGCCAAGGCTGCCGGTTGGGGACGCAAGTTACCCAAGGGCCGGGGTCTGGGGCTGGCGGTGCATTACAGCTTCGTCACCTATGTGGCCGCGGTAATCGAAGTCGAGGTCAAGGACGATGGCACGCTGATCGTGCACAAGGCTGATATCGCCGTCGATTGCGGGCCGCAGATCAACCCTGAGCGCATCCGTTCGCAGTTCGAGGGCGCCTGCGTCATGGGCCTCGGAAACGCGGTGCTGGGTGAAATCAGCTTCAAGGATGGCAAGGTGCAACAGGACAATTTCCACATGTACGAAGTGGCGCGCATGTCGCTGGCGCCCAAAGAGGTCGCGGTGCATCTGGTGACGCCGTCGGGCGACGTGCCGTTGGGCGGTGTCGGAGAGCCAGGCGTGCCGCCGATTGCGCCGGCGCTGTGCAATGCGATTTTTGCCGCCACCGGCCAACGCATCCGCAATCTGCCAGTGCGTTATCAGTTGCAGGGCTGGCAGAAGGCGCAAGCGTAA
- the murB gene encoding UDP-N-acetylmuramate dehydrogenase, whose product MSLLVQPQVSLKPFNSFGVDVRAQLFAEAHSDADVREALAYAESHDVPLLVIGGGSNLLLTADIAALVLRMATRGIRVISDDGNRAVIEAEAGEPWHGFVQHTLAQGLAGLENLSLIPGTVGAAPMQNIGAYGVEIKDVFAGLTALDRQTGELRDFTLEECNFAYRDSLFKQEPGRWLILRVRFKLDRVAHLHLEYGPVRQRLTEQGIEQPTPTDVSRAICSIRSEKLPDPAVLGNAGSFFKNPLVSAALVEQIKAQHPDLVAYAQPDGQMKLAAGWLIERAGWKGFREADAGVHKLQALVLVNYGAATGLQLLDLAQRIQKDIAERFNVELEMEPNRY is encoded by the coding sequence ATGAGTTTGCTGGTGCAACCGCAGGTTTCCCTGAAGCCGTTCAACAGTTTTGGTGTGGACGTTCGCGCGCAATTGTTCGCCGAAGCCCACAGCGATGCTGATGTACGCGAAGCCCTCGCGTATGCCGAGTCTCACGATGTGCCATTGCTGGTGATCGGTGGCGGCAGCAACTTGCTGCTGACTGCTGACATTGCGGCGCTGGTGCTGCGCATGGCCACTCGCGGTATCCGCGTGATCAGCGATGACGGCAACCGTGCCGTGATTGAAGCCGAAGCGGGCGAACCGTGGCATGGGTTTGTGCAACATACCTTGGCACAGGGGTTGGCCGGGCTGGAAAACCTCAGCCTGATCCCTGGCACCGTCGGGGCTGCGCCAATGCAGAACATCGGTGCCTACGGTGTTGAGATCAAGGATGTATTCGCCGGGCTCACCGCGCTGGATCGTCAGACCGGCGAGCTGCGCGACTTCACCCTGGAAGAATGCAACTTCGCCTACCGCGACAGCCTGTTCAAGCAGGAGCCAGGACGTTGGCTGATCCTGCGGGTACGCTTCAAGCTCGATCGCGTTGCACATCTGCATCTGGAATACGGCCCGGTGCGTCAGCGCTTGACCGAGCAGGGCATTGAGCAGCCGACGCCCACAGACGTCAGCCGCGCGATTTGCAGTATTCGAAGCGAAAAACTGCCCGACCCGGCGGTGCTCGGCAATGCCGGCAGCTTCTTCAAGAATCCGCTGGTGTCGGCGGCACTGGTTGAGCAGATCAAGGCGCAGCACCCGGATCTGGTGGCCTACGCGCAACCGGACGGGCAAATGAAACTGGCCGCCGGCTGGTTGATCGAGCGGGCCGGATGGAAGGGGTTCCGTGAAGCCGATGCTGGCGTGCACAAGTTGCAGGCGCTGGTGCTGGTCAACTACGGCGCGGCGACCGGGCTGCAATTGCTCGATCTGGCGCAGCGTATCCAGAAAGATATTGCCGAGCGTTTCAATGTCGAACTGGAAATGGAGCCCAATCGTTATTGA
- a CDS encoding XdhC family protein yields the protein MDSVDLNVLRSVLEWRRAGQRVVLFSVVQTWGTAPRAPGAMLALREDGVVIGSVSGGCVEDDLIARLHDGRIAIDGPPVQLITYGVTREEAARFGLPCGGTLRLTEERVGDPSWVAELLARCEAHEIVARELNIETGKVVLTGASKSDSLVFDGKTLRAIYGPRWRLLLIGAGQLSRYVADMARLLDFEVLICDPRTEFVYGWEEHHGRFVPGMPDDAVLSIQTDERTAIVALTHDPRLDDMALLTALDSPAFYVGALGSRVNSQKRRDNLAQLGLSEQAIARLHGPIGLHIGSHSPAEIALSLLAEIVAIKNGVELKQKKSLEGA from the coding sequence ATGGACAGTGTCGATCTCAACGTCCTGCGCAGCGTGCTCGAATGGCGCCGCGCCGGGCAGCGCGTAGTGCTGTTCAGCGTCGTGCAGACCTGGGGCACCGCGCCCCGGGCACCCGGGGCCATGCTGGCACTGCGCGAAGACGGCGTGGTGATCGGCTCGGTGTCGGGCGGGTGCGTCGAGGATGATTTGATCGCCCGCCTGCACGACGGGCGCATCGCCATCGACGGGCCGCCGGTGCAATTGATTACCTACGGCGTCACCCGGGAAGAGGCGGCGCGGTTTGGGCTGCCTTGCGGCGGCACCTTGCGCCTGACTGAAGAGCGGGTCGGCGATCCATCATGGGTTGCTGAACTGCTGGCACGTTGTGAAGCCCATGAAATTGTTGCCCGTGAGCTGAACATCGAAACCGGCAAAGTGGTTCTGACGGGCGCGAGCAAGTCGGATTCGCTGGTGTTCGACGGCAAGACCCTGCGCGCCATTTATGGCCCGCGCTGGCGGTTGCTGTTGATCGGCGCCGGGCAGTTGTCGCGCTACGTGGCAGACATGGCGCGACTGCTGGATTTCGAAGTGCTGATCTGCGATCCGCGCACCGAGTTTGTCTACGGCTGGGAAGAGCATCATGGTCGTTTCGTTCCGGGCATGCCCGATGACGCGGTGCTGAGCATCCAGACCGATGAGCGCACGGCAATTGTCGCGCTGACGCACGATCCACGCCTGGATGACATGGCGCTGCTTACCGCGCTCGATTCGCCGGCCTTTTATGTCGGCGCCCTGGGTTCGCGGGTCAACAGTCAGAAGCGTCGGGACAATCTGGCTCAGCTAGGCTTGTCGGAACAGGCCATCGCTCGGTTGCATGGGCCGATTGGTTTGCACATCGGCAGTCATTCGCCGGCGGAAATCGCCTTGTCCTTGTTGGCGGAAATTGTCGCGATCAAGAACGGCGTCGAGTTGAAGCAGAAGAAGTCACTGGAGGGCGCATGA